From Mycolicibacterium nivoides, a single genomic window includes:
- the macS gene encoding MacS family sensor histidine kinase, whose translation MQRRPDPVTPLWRAAQIFRLLSCLYALGFQIAINDDLARPVLAGVLCAVLIAWSIACAVAYLQGFGRRPSWVIAEVVVVLALMLSTELVASDHWIADNQSWPTTLWATNATISAALQFGPVGGMAAGLAVMAAAAALKGYVSINLGRNATIVIELAVGLAVGMAAQTARRAHAELERAVRLAASLEERERLSRRVHDGAIQVLALVSRRGREIGGETAQLAELAGEQERALRRLVSAPDPEVHTGGAADIGALLRARASDRVSVSLPAEPVLLEHGAAHELFAAASNALDNAAAHAGPDAKVFVLLEDLGDSVTVSIRDDGVGIGDGRLAEAAREGHVGITKSIVGRMDWLGGRAQLHTAPGCGTEWELTLPRPGRAAVDKGGKGQP comes from the coding sequence GTCACGCCATTGTGGCGTGCCGCGCAGATCTTTCGGCTGCTGAGCTGTCTGTACGCGCTGGGGTTCCAGATCGCGATCAACGACGACCTGGCGCGTCCGGTGCTCGCCGGTGTGCTGTGCGCCGTACTGATCGCCTGGAGCATCGCGTGCGCGGTCGCCTACCTGCAGGGTTTCGGTCGCCGTCCGTCGTGGGTAATCGCCGAGGTCGTCGTGGTCTTGGCCCTCATGCTGTCCACCGAGTTGGTGGCCTCCGACCACTGGATCGCCGACAACCAGTCGTGGCCGACCACACTGTGGGCGACGAATGCCACCATCTCGGCGGCACTGCAATTCGGCCCGGTCGGGGGGATGGCGGCCGGGCTGGCGGTGATGGCTGCGGCGGCCGCGCTGAAGGGCTACGTCAGCATCAATCTGGGCCGCAATGCCACCATCGTGATCGAACTGGCGGTGGGATTGGCGGTGGGGATGGCCGCGCAGACCGCGCGCCGCGCCCATGCCGAGTTGGAGCGCGCAGTGCGGCTGGCCGCCTCGCTGGAGGAGCGGGAGCGATTGTCGCGCCGGGTACACGACGGGGCCATCCAAGTGCTGGCCCTGGTATCGCGGCGGGGACGCGAGATAGGGGGCGAGACAGCACAATTGGCCGAACTCGCGGGGGAGCAGGAGCGTGCCCTACGCAGGCTGGTCAGTGCGCCCGACCCGGAAGTGCACACCGGCGGGGCCGCCGACATCGGCGCGTTGCTGCGGGCGCGCGCCTCGGATCGTGTATCGGTCAGCTTGCCGGCAGAGCCGGTGCTGCTCGAGCACGGGGCTGCCCATGAGTTGTTCGCCGCGGCGAGCAACGCCCTGGACAACGCCGCCGCGCACGCCGGGCCCGACGCCAAGGTGTTCGTCCTGCTCGAAGACCTGGGGGATTCGGTGACGGTGAGTATCCGCGACGACGGTGTGGGCATCGGTGACGGGCGCCTGGCCGAGGCGGCCCGTGAAGGTCATGTGGGAATCACGAAATCCATTGTGGGCCGGATGGATTGGCTGGGCGGCCGGGCGCAGTTGCACACCGCGCCGGGATGCGGCACGGAGTGGGAGCTGACGCTGCCCCGCCCGGGCCGCGCCGCCGTTGACAAGGGTGGGAAGGGACAGCCATGA
- a CDS encoding response regulator, producing MTETALTVMVVDDHPIWRDAVARDLADEGFDVVATADGVASARRRAGVVMPDVVVMDMSLSDGSGATATAEVLAASPSSRVLVLSASDERDDVLEAVKAGATGYLVKSASKAELTEAVRATAEGRAVFTPGLAGLVLGEYRRIAQRPDDGPATPSLTERETEVLRHVAKGLTAKQIATRLSLSHRTVENHVQATFRKLQVANRVELARYAIEHGLDE from the coding sequence ATGACCGAGACTGCACTGACCGTTATGGTCGTCGATGATCATCCGATCTGGCGTGATGCGGTGGCCCGCGACCTTGCCGACGAGGGGTTCGACGTGGTGGCCACCGCCGACGGCGTCGCTTCGGCGCGCAGGCGCGCCGGGGTGGTGATGCCCGATGTGGTCGTGATGGACATGAGCCTGTCCGACGGCAGCGGTGCCACGGCCACCGCGGAGGTGCTCGCCGCGTCGCCGTCGTCACGGGTTCTGGTGCTCTCGGCCTCCGACGAGCGTGACGACGTCCTGGAGGCGGTGAAGGCCGGGGCCACCGGGTACCTGGTGAAGAGCGCGTCCAAGGCCGAGCTGACCGAGGCGGTACGCGCGACTGCCGAGGGGCGTGCGGTGTTCACCCCGGGGCTGGCCGGACTGGTGCTCGGCGAGTACCGGCGCATCGCTCAGCGGCCTGACGACGGACCGGCCACTCCGAGCCTGACCGAGCGGGAGACCGAGGTGCTGCGCCATGTGGCGAAAGGGTTGACGGCCAAGCAGATCGCCACCCGCCTGTCATTGAGCCACCGCACGGTGGAAAACCATGTCCAGGCGACGTTCCGCAAGTTGCAGGTCGCCAACCGGGTCGAATTGGCCCGCTACGCGATCGAACACGGCCTCGACGAGTAG
- a CDS encoding DUF2339 domain-containing protein: MSEPHRVVIGRMSSDLAAISAYMNRVSADLGELGRLLDQAPVPVPPPLPAAAVVSTSQAAVTAPVAPRPAPAIGPERSEGWIGKALAVAGVTVTLTGVVLLLVLAAQAGILRPEFRVAAGAVLAAGLVGVGWWLYRRPGGRVGAIALAATGVAAAYMDVIALTTIYDWVSAPVGLALAAAIGGGGLMLARRWNSEQLGLLVLVPLIGLAPVVTDGVTLLLIGFMLALSAAALPVQFGRDWAWLYAARTAAATLPLLIALAATSIDGRHDLVLALTCGLAAVLALAGGVLVLRWTTRPAATAVLAAGGVLPVLCVAAAVDRVIAALMAAALAAALVAIVAVGDRVPGVSAVVCQVWSVLAAVAALISVLVAFDGPVAGPLLLAMASVVAVAGRRHGVTRWIAVGLAVVGGAIYLGSAGPDTLIEATKLSAGLTISVLIGSVLAIASAVAISWAWSADGEADEEVARLVWVAGAAAAGYAVTVFTVTAGVAIGGTGAGFFGGHMVATICWIAVAAGLLGYAARRPRAQRSLPIGCGMALVAAAMAKLFLFDLGTLDGMFRVAVFIVVGLALLGMGAGYARLLNQQDQVAGRQPL; this comes from the coding sequence ATGAGCGAACCTCATCGCGTTGTCATCGGCCGGATGTCGTCGGATCTTGCCGCGATCTCGGCCTATATGAACCGGGTTTCGGCGGATCTGGGGGAGTTGGGCCGCCTGCTGGATCAGGCGCCGGTGCCGGTGCCTCCTCCGTTGCCTGCGGCTGCGGTCGTCTCAACATCGCAGGCGGCGGTCACCGCCCCCGTAGCACCGCGGCCTGCACCCGCAATCGGTCCGGAACGGTCGGAAGGCTGGATCGGCAAGGCGCTCGCGGTGGCCGGGGTGACGGTGACGCTCACCGGTGTGGTGCTGCTGCTGGTGCTGGCGGCGCAGGCGGGAATTCTGCGACCGGAGTTCAGGGTTGCCGCGGGCGCAGTTCTGGCTGCAGGCCTCGTCGGCGTCGGGTGGTGGCTCTATCGCCGGCCGGGTGGTCGGGTCGGGGCGATCGCGTTGGCCGCGACGGGCGTTGCCGCCGCGTACATGGACGTGATCGCCCTGACGACGATCTATGACTGGGTGTCGGCGCCGGTCGGTCTGGCGTTGGCCGCGGCAATCGGTGGCGGCGGCCTGATGCTGGCGCGCCGGTGGAACTCCGAGCAACTGGGCTTGTTGGTCCTGGTGCCGCTGATCGGCCTGGCACCGGTGGTCACAGACGGCGTGACCTTGTTGTTGATCGGGTTCATGCTGGCCCTGTCGGCGGCCGCGCTGCCGGTCCAGTTCGGTCGGGACTGGGCCTGGTTGTATGCCGCGCGCACCGCGGCGGCCACCTTGCCGCTGTTGATCGCGCTGGCCGCGACCTCGATCGACGGGCGGCACGACCTCGTGCTCGCGCTGACCTGCGGGCTCGCGGCAGTACTGGCGTTGGCGGGTGGAGTGCTGGTGTTGCGCTGGACCACCAGGCCGGCGGCGACGGCGGTTCTGGCGGCGGGCGGCGTCCTGCCGGTGCTCTGCGTGGCGGCTGCCGTCGACCGCGTCATCGCAGCCCTGATGGCGGCAGCGCTGGCGGCGGCCCTGGTGGCAATCGTGGCGGTCGGCGACCGTGTGCCCGGGGTGAGCGCCGTGGTCTGCCAGGTGTGGTCGGTGCTCGCGGCCGTCGCCGCGCTGATCTCGGTGCTGGTGGCCTTCGACGGGCCGGTGGCCGGGCCGCTGCTGCTGGCGATGGCCTCCGTGGTCGCCGTGGCCGGCCGCCGGCACGGCGTGACACGGTGGATAGCCGTAGGCCTGGCGGTGGTGGGCGGCGCCATCTACCTCGGCTCCGCCGGTCCCGACACCTTGATCGAAGCCACGAAACTGTCTGCAGGGCTTACGATTTCGGTGCTGATCGGCAGTGTTCTGGCCATCGCTTCGGCCGTCGCCATCTCCTGGGCGTGGTCGGCCGACGGAGAGGCGGATGAGGAGGTGGCCCGGCTGGTGTGGGTGGCCGGGGCTGCGGCGGCCGGGTATGCGGTCACGGTGTTCACCGTCACCGCCGGCGTTGCCATCGGCGGCACCGGGGCGGGGTTCTTCGGCGGCCACATGGTGGCGACCATCTGCTGGATCGCGGTGGCGGCGGGGTTGCTCGGCTATGCGGCGCGGCGGCCCAGGGCGCAACGATCGCTGCCGATCGGTTGCGGGATGGCACTCGTCGCCGCCGCCATGGCGAAACTGTTCCTTTTCGACCTGGGGACCCTCGACGGGATGTTCCGGGTCGCGGTGTTCATCGTCGTCGGGTTGGCGCTGCTGGGCATGGGCGCAGGATATGCGCGCCTGCTCAATCAGCAGGACCAGGTGGCCGGCCGGCAGCCGCTGTGA
- a CDS encoding Dps family protein, translating into MSTRRNESDIQGYQAAPELSGHLQQVLVDLIELGLQGKQAHWNVVGTNFRDLHLQLDEVVDFAREGSDTIAERMRALDAVPDGRSDTVVADTTLPEFPAYERSTDEVVDLITTRIYATVGTLRGVHDSVDAHDPTTADILHQLIDGLEKLAWLIKSENRKV; encoded by the coding sequence ATGAGTACACGTCGAAACGAATCCGATATCCAGGGTTACCAGGCCGCACCGGAGCTCAGCGGTCATCTTCAGCAGGTGCTCGTCGACCTGATCGAGCTCGGGCTCCAGGGCAAGCAGGCGCATTGGAACGTCGTCGGCACGAACTTCCGCGACCTGCACCTGCAACTCGACGAGGTCGTCGATTTTGCCAGGGAGGGCAGCGACACGATCGCCGAACGGATGCGTGCGTTGGACGCCGTCCCGGACGGACGGTCGGACACGGTCGTGGCGGACACGACGCTTCCGGAGTTCCCCGCCTACGAGCGCAGCACCGACGAGGTGGTCGACCTCATCACCACGCGGATCTACGCGACGGTGGGCACCCTGCGTGGGGTGCACGATTCGGTGGATGCGCATGACCCCACCACCGCCGACATCCTGCACCAGTTGATCGATGGACTGGAGAAGCTGGCATGGCTGATCAAGTCGGAGAACCGCAAGGTCTAA
- a CDS encoding adenylate/guanylate cyclase domain-containing protein, producing MPEVALDNRVSARTRHYAECISSRLRVLTIATWIAAAVSGGFGIFQLALGGPMWRLAFVNLVSAVLFLLVPLLYRFGELIAPLAFFLFAYVSVSVMCFAIGTGSGLQFYFLVAASLAVLVFGIERIVLAGTLAALGVAATIVLEVLVPDDRGVGPPWALTAGFVSSAVSAAVMVFATVWLSLREMSRAEQAMEAEYQRSEQLLGNILPTTIAQRLKEPSRTIIADKYDDASILFADIAGYTERASDITPTDLVGFLDRLYTDLDALVDRHGLEKVKTSGDSYMVVAGVPKPRTDHIEALACLALDLADAVADLKDPRGRAVPLRIGLAAGPVVAGVVGARKFFYDVWGDAVNVASRMETTDVAGRIQVPHNVYERISHAFVLEERGDVEIKGKGLMHTWYLVGRRDDEAVRTRLENASPMRTASIVPPAGV from the coding sequence ATGCCCGAGGTCGCGTTGGACAACCGCGTGTCGGCCCGCACTCGGCATTACGCCGAGTGCATATCGAGCCGTCTGCGCGTTTTGACCATCGCGACGTGGATCGCCGCCGCAGTGTCGGGAGGGTTCGGAATCTTCCAGCTGGCCCTGGGCGGGCCGATGTGGCGGCTGGCCTTCGTCAACCTTGTTTCCGCAGTTCTGTTCCTGCTGGTGCCCCTGCTGTACCGGTTCGGCGAGCTGATCGCGCCACTGGCGTTCTTCCTCTTCGCGTACGTGTCGGTGTCGGTGATGTGCTTCGCGATCGGCACCGGCTCGGGCTTGCAGTTCTACTTCCTCGTCGCGGCGTCGCTGGCGGTCCTGGTGTTCGGAATCGAGCGCATCGTGCTGGCGGGGACGCTGGCGGCCCTGGGCGTGGCCGCCACGATCGTGCTGGAAGTCCTGGTTCCCGACGACCGGGGCGTCGGGCCGCCGTGGGCACTCACAGCGGGCTTCGTGAGCTCCGCCGTATCCGCCGCGGTGATGGTGTTTGCCACGGTCTGGTTGTCGCTGCGCGAAATGTCCCGGGCCGAGCAGGCCATGGAAGCCGAATATCAGCGTTCCGAGCAGCTGCTGGGCAACATCCTGCCGACCACGATCGCCCAGCGACTCAAAGAACCGTCACGCACGATCATCGCCGACAAGTACGACGACGCCTCGATCTTGTTCGCCGACATCGCCGGATACACCGAACGCGCCAGTGACATCACCCCGACAGACCTGGTGGGTTTTCTGGACCGGCTCTACACCGATCTCGATGCGCTGGTGGATCGTCACGGCTTGGAGAAGGTCAAGACCAGCGGTGACTCCTACATGGTGGTGGCCGGGGTGCCCAAACCACGTACCGATCACATCGAGGCGCTGGCCTGCCTGGCCCTCGACCTGGCCGACGCCGTCGCCGACCTCAAGGACCCGCGAGGCCGGGCCGTGCCACTGCGCATCGGTCTGGCCGCCGGTCCCGTGGTCGCCGGAGTGGTCGGGGCCCGCAAGTTCTTCTACGACGTCTGGGGCGACGCGGTCAACGTCGCCTCACGCATGGAGACCACCGACGTGGCCGGGCGAATCCAGGTGCCGCACAACGTCTACGAGCGGATCAGCCACGCGTTCGTGCTCGAGGAACGCGGCGATGTCGAGATCAAGGGCAAGGGCCTGATGCACACCTGGTATCTGGTCGGGCGCCGCGACGACGAGGCGGTCCGCACCCGGCTGGAGAATGCCAGTCCGATGCGTACCGCCTCGATCGTGCCGCCTGCCGGTGTTTAG
- a CDS encoding MmpS family transport accessory protein — MWIPLVLVVVGVAGGFTVSRLHGVFGSESRPAYTSAEREEKRPHDPKHLVYEVFGPPGTLATISYFDADAEPKLVRDAPLPWSMDFPISDATAMGNISAQGNADSIGCRILVGDEVKDEKVRTGVSAFTFCQLKAA; from the coding sequence CTGTGGATTCCGCTGGTGCTGGTGGTGGTGGGAGTCGCAGGCGGATTTACCGTGTCGCGATTGCACGGCGTCTTCGGCAGCGAGAGCCGCCCCGCGTACACGAGCGCCGAACGTGAGGAGAAGCGACCCCACGACCCCAAACACCTGGTTTACGAGGTGTTCGGCCCTCCGGGGACGCTGGCGACCATCAGCTATTTCGATGCCGACGCCGAGCCGAAGCTCGTCAGGGATGCGCCGCTGCCATGGTCGATGGACTTCCCGATCTCGGACGCGACGGCGATGGGAAACATCTCCGCGCAAGGCAATGCTGACTCGATCGGATGTCGCATACTCGTCGGCGACGAGGTGAAGGACGAGAAGGTCCGGACTGGCGTGAGTGCCTTCACCTTCTGTCAGCTGAAGGCCGCATGA
- a CDS encoding RND family transporter produces the protein MSTDSEPITEPLPVARRRPFIARMVRVLSVPIILGWLAITVILSVAVPSLEQVEKEHPVAMDPIAAPSFEAMQRMGQLFGEAGSGAVAMIVIEGEEPLGDAAHSYYDEMVRQLKADTTHVVHVQDFWGDPMTQGAAQSVDGKATYVQVTLTSNQDISAVKSVEAMRAIVDRIPAPQGITTYVTGPAAFAADLGPAGNRTVGLVTSLSLTVIFVMLLLVYRSIISVILMLLVVGIELTVARGVVAFLGSLGVIGITTFVVNLLVALAIAAGTDYGIFFTGRYQEARQAGEDKEAAFYTTFSSVAKVVVGSGMTIAGAILCLHFTRLPVYQTLGVPTAVGMAAAVLVAVTLVPAVIAVGSRFGLFEPKRKLTTRRWRKVGTAVVRWPGPILIATCAVSLIGLLALPAYKPSYNDQNYIPQDIPANVGYAAATRHFPQSLMMAPDILLVEADHDMRNPIDFLVLNKLAKGVQSVPGVAMVQAPTRPAGEPLKHSTIPFMLSMSNASQTHLMPFQKDRMDDLLVQADDMTKTIAIVKRMQALTEEMVSTTHQMVADTHELQTVTNQLRDHVANFDDFFRPIRNYFYWEPHCYTIPICSSIRGVFDTLDGIDQITVKMVSLVDNLDRLDAILPQLAAQFPVMISTMESTRTMMLTMHSTMSGIMDQMATSNDNATAMGKAFDAAQNDDSFYLPPEVFDNKDFQRVMDIFLSPDGKAARMLITQRGDPATTEGMSLVDPIETAAEEALKGTPLQNASIYLTGTAASVKDLVEASKYDLLIAAVAALCLIFGIMLVVTRSFIAALVIVGTVALSLGAAFGLSVLIWQHILGMPLNWVVLAMSVIVLLAVGSDYNLLLVSRMKEEIGAGINTGIIRAMGGSGKVVTAAGLVFAFTMLVMVVSDLVTIGQLGATIGVGLLFDTLVVRAFMTPAIAALLGRWFWWPQRVHPRPLSATARPSGRGQLVRSILQREER, from the coding sequence ATGAGCACGGACAGTGAGCCGATAACGGAGCCGTTGCCCGTAGCCAGGCGCCGCCCGTTCATCGCACGCATGGTCCGCGTGCTGTCGGTGCCGATCATCCTCGGATGGTTGGCGATCACCGTCATCCTGAGCGTCGCAGTTCCGTCGCTCGAGCAGGTGGAGAAAGAGCACCCGGTAGCGATGGATCCCATCGCCGCACCGTCGTTCGAGGCGATGCAGCGCATGGGGCAACTATTCGGCGAAGCCGGCTCGGGCGCGGTCGCGATGATCGTCATTGAGGGCGAGGAACCGCTCGGCGACGCTGCACACAGCTATTACGACGAGATGGTTCGTCAGTTGAAGGCCGACACCACGCATGTCGTGCACGTCCAGGACTTCTGGGGCGACCCGATGACCCAGGGCGCTGCGCAGAGTGTCGACGGCAAGGCCACATACGTACAGGTGACTCTCACCAGCAACCAGGACATCTCGGCGGTCAAGTCCGTTGAGGCGATGCGCGCGATCGTGGACCGGATACCGGCGCCGCAGGGGATCACGACCTATGTCACGGGACCGGCGGCATTCGCCGCGGATCTGGGCCCGGCAGGCAACCGGACGGTGGGGTTGGTCACCTCGTTGAGCCTCACGGTCATCTTCGTGATGTTGCTGCTTGTCTATCGGTCGATCATCTCCGTCATTCTCATGCTGCTGGTTGTCGGCATCGAATTGACGGTGGCCCGAGGGGTTGTGGCGTTTCTCGGCAGTCTCGGGGTCATCGGTATCACGACGTTTGTCGTCAATCTTCTGGTGGCGCTCGCGATCGCGGCGGGAACCGACTACGGCATCTTCTTCACGGGGCGCTATCAGGAGGCGCGCCAGGCCGGCGAGGACAAAGAGGCGGCGTTCTATACGACGTTCAGCAGCGTCGCGAAGGTGGTCGTCGGTTCCGGCATGACGATCGCCGGGGCGATTCTCTGTCTGCACTTCACCCGTCTGCCGGTCTATCAGACTCTCGGCGTTCCCACTGCCGTGGGCATGGCTGCCGCCGTGTTGGTGGCCGTCACACTCGTCCCCGCAGTCATCGCCGTGGGTAGCCGCTTCGGGCTGTTCGAACCCAAGCGGAAGCTCACCACCCGTCGGTGGCGGAAGGTGGGCACTGCGGTCGTCCGGTGGCCCGGGCCCATTCTCATCGCGACGTGCGCGGTCTCGCTCATCGGCCTGCTGGCGCTTCCCGCGTACAAGCCGAGCTACAACGACCAGAATTACATCCCGCAGGACATCCCCGCCAACGTGGGTTATGCGGCAGCGACGCGACATTTTCCCCAGTCATTGATGATGGCGCCCGACATTCTGTTGGTCGAGGCCGACCACGACATGCGGAATCCGATCGACTTTCTGGTCTTGAACAAACTGGCCAAGGGTGTGCAATCCGTGCCGGGAGTCGCCATGGTCCAGGCCCCGACCCGTCCCGCCGGTGAGCCACTCAAACACTCCACGATTCCGTTCATGCTCAGCATGAGCAACGCGTCTCAAACCCATTTGATGCCGTTCCAGAAGGATCGAATGGACGACCTGCTGGTGCAGGCCGACGACATGACGAAAACGATTGCCATCGTCAAGCGCATGCAAGCACTGACGGAAGAGATGGTCAGCACCACGCATCAAATGGTCGCCGATACCCACGAGCTGCAAACGGTGACCAATCAACTGCGCGATCACGTTGCGAACTTCGACGATTTCTTCCGACCGATCCGGAACTACTTCTACTGGGAACCGCACTGCTACACGATTCCGATATGTTCGTCGATCAGAGGGGTTTTCGACACACTCGACGGGATTGACCAAATCACCGTCAAGATGGTCAGCCTGGTTGACAACCTCGATCGACTCGACGCAATTCTGCCGCAATTGGCCGCTCAGTTTCCGGTGATGATCTCGACCATGGAATCCACCCGAACCATGATGCTGACGATGCACAGCACCATGTCCGGGATCATGGATCAAATGGCGACGTCGAACGACAACGCCACCGCGATGGGCAAGGCATTCGACGCTGCCCAGAACGACGACTCCTTCTATCTGCCTCCGGAAGTCTTCGACAACAAGGACTTCCAGCGCGTCATGGACATCTTCCTGTCACCGGACGGGAAAGCGGCCCGCATGCTCATCACCCAGCGAGGCGACCCAGCGACGACTGAGGGCATGTCGTTGGTCGACCCGATCGAAACCGCGGCCGAAGAAGCGCTCAAGGGCACGCCGCTGCAAAATGCCTCGATCTATCTCACGGGCACCGCAGCGTCGGTGAAAGACCTGGTCGAAGCGTCCAAATACGACCTTCTGATCGCGGCTGTCGCCGCACTCTGCCTCATTTTCGGCATCATGCTGGTGGTGACGCGGAGCTTCATCGCCGCACTGGTCATCGTCGGCACGGTGGCGCTTTCACTGGGCGCGGCCTTCGGGCTTTCCGTGCTCATCTGGCAGCACATCCTCGGTATGCCCTTGAACTGGGTGGTGCTGGCGATGTCCGTGATCGTTCTGTTGGCGGTGGGTTCTGATTACAACCTGCTGCTGGTATCCCGGATGAAAGAGGAGATCGGCGCCGGGATCAACACCGGCATCATCCGGGCCATGGGCGGCAGCGGCAAGGTGGTGACAGCTGCCGGCCTGGTGTTCGCGTTCACGATGTTGGTGATGGTCGTAAGTGACCTGGTCACCATCGGGCAGTTGGGTGCCACCATCGGCGTCGGTCTGTTGTTCGACACCCTGGTGGTACGCGCATTCATGACGCCGGCGATCGCCGCGCTGCTGGGGCGGTGGTTCTGGTGGCCGCAACGGGTGCATCCACGGCCGCTCAGTGCAACAGCGCGCCCCTCCGGCCGCGGCCAGCTTGTGCGGTCGATCCTGCAGAGAGAAGAGCGCTGA